Proteins encoded within one genomic window of Kibdelosporangium phytohabitans:
- a CDS encoding YciI family protein, whose protein sequence is MQYLVSVIDDKSNPGSTDRQPAISEFNERLIAGGYWVFAGGLADTDSATVIDNRGEQAVFSDGPFVESKEYLAGVWVWEAPDLDVALKLATEASKICDRKIEVRPFR, encoded by the coding sequence ATGCAATACCTGGTTTCCGTGATCGATGACAAGAGCAACCCCGGCAGCACGGACAGGCAGCCCGCCATCAGCGAGTTCAACGAACGGCTGATCGCCGGGGGCTACTGGGTCTTCGCGGGCGGACTCGCGGACACCGACTCGGCCACGGTGATCGACAACCGGGGCGAGCAGGCTGTCTTCAGCGACGGGCCCTTCGTGGAGTCGAAGGAGTACCTCGCCGGCGTCTGGGTGTGGGAGGCCCCCGACCTGGATGTGGCGCTCAAGCTCGCCACCGAGGCGTCGAAGATCTGCGATCGGAAGATCGAGGTGCGACCGTTCCGGTGA
- a CDS encoding RNA polymerase sigma factor, producing MSDVDEVITRAHHDEWARVVAALTRRFSDLDIAEEAAAEAFATAVERWPVVGVPANPGAWLTTTANRKAIDRIRRENKRDDKHKEAQMVHDDDPPEPLGAIDDDRLRLIFTCCHPALAMEARLALTLRMVGGLTVPEIARAFLATESAMGQRITRAKSKIKAARIPYRMPSAEDLPARVTGVLAVVFLVFNEGYLATGPGTDPVRHDLTTEAIRLTRLIRVLLPRDGEVAGLLALMLLTEARRAARVSGSGELVALDEQDRGAWDAGLIAEGHRLVRERLAAAAAGVAPGRYQILAAINAVHTSARDSRDTDWSQVLALYDRLVRLDPSPIVALNRAIAVAELDGPEVALAIVDRLAEALAGYHAYHVTRADLLRRLGRGQESRAAYDKAIDLAGNTAETAYLTRRRDQLR from the coding sequence GTGAGCGACGTCGACGAGGTGATCACCCGTGCCCACCACGACGAGTGGGCGCGGGTGGTAGCCGCCCTGACCAGGCGTTTCAGTGACCTGGACATCGCAGAGGAGGCGGCGGCCGAGGCGTTCGCGACCGCCGTCGAGCGGTGGCCGGTCGTCGGCGTGCCGGCGAACCCCGGTGCGTGGCTGACCACGACCGCCAACCGCAAGGCCATCGACCGGATCCGCCGTGAGAACAAGCGCGACGACAAGCACAAGGAGGCTCAGATGGTGCACGACGATGACCCGCCCGAGCCTCTCGGTGCCATCGACGACGACCGGCTGCGACTGATCTTCACCTGTTGTCACCCAGCGTTGGCGATGGAAGCCCGCCTGGCGCTGACGCTGCGCATGGTCGGCGGCCTGACCGTGCCGGAGATCGCTCGCGCCTTCCTGGCGACCGAGAGTGCGATGGGGCAGCGCATCACCCGCGCGAAGTCGAAGATCAAGGCTGCTCGCATCCCGTACCGGATGCCGTCCGCCGAGGACCTCCCGGCACGCGTGACCGGCGTGCTCGCTGTCGTCTTCCTCGTCTTCAACGAGGGCTACCTGGCGACCGGGCCCGGCACCGATCCGGTGCGTCACGACCTGACCACCGAGGCGATCCGGCTGACCCGCCTGATCCGCGTGCTCCTGCCGCGGGACGGGGAAGTGGCCGGGCTGCTGGCGCTGATGCTCCTCACCGAGGCCCGCCGCGCCGCCCGGGTCTCGGGCAGCGGCGAACTGGTCGCTCTCGACGAGCAGGACCGGGGCGCCTGGGATGCCGGCCTGATCGCCGAGGGGCACCGGCTGGTCCGCGAACGCCTCGCCGCTGCCGCCGCCGGGGTGGCGCCGGGCCGTTACCAGATCCTCGCCGCGATCAACGCCGTGCACACCTCAGCCCGCGACAGCCGCGACACCGACTGGTCACAGGTCCTCGCTCTCTACGACCGGCTCGTCCGGCTGGACCCGTCCCCGATCGTCGCCCTCAACCGGGCCATCGCCGTGGCCGAACTCGACGGGCCGGAAGTGGCACTGGCCATCGTCGACCGCCTGGCCGAGGCGCTGGCCGGCTACCACGCGTACCACGTCACCCGTGCCGACCTGCTGCGCCGGCTGGGCCGCGGCCAGGAATCACGCGCGGCCTACGACAAAGCCATCGACCTGGCAGGCAACACGGCCGAGACCGCCTACCTGACCCGCCGCCGCGACCAACTGCGGTAG
- a CDS encoding low temperature requirement protein A → MGSDSERDPLVRPPALRTGWEASASRLELFFDLAYVLVVFELAAAFLKSLTWTGLGTFAALFFAIWTSWVGYTLYANRFDTDDVVFRIAKLAATLCTAGCAAAASAATSSFSTPFAVSFLAGRVILLLLHVRAWRHIPDARPTIGVYLSTLTVSSLLWTVSLPFDGPARYWLWAAAVIADAAGPAIATWRDNRLPLHMEHLPERFGLIVILVLGEAVGGAATGVHDAKWAAPAVAVGVAGFVIAAALWWNYFDTTATSSAVALQRHEDKGQHGAAADERHDLFVYGHLPLALGIVMVGVGIEDLVLHPVAALPSPGGWTLAGGLALYLAGSALILGGSRRSWRAVWPWPTAAIPIVLAAAALAHQYALLLVAGLALVCLALAVRGTLSRRGGR, encoded by the coding sequence GTGGGATCGGACAGCGAACGCGACCCGTTGGTCCGCCCGCCTGCCCTGCGCACCGGCTGGGAAGCGTCGGCCAGCAGGCTCGAGCTGTTCTTCGACCTCGCCTACGTCCTGGTCGTGTTCGAACTCGCCGCCGCCTTCCTGAAGAGCCTGACCTGGACCGGGCTGGGCACGTTCGCGGCCCTGTTCTTCGCCATCTGGACGTCCTGGGTGGGGTACACGTTGTACGCCAACCGTTTCGACACCGACGACGTGGTGTTCCGGATCGCCAAACTGGCCGCGACCCTGTGCACCGCCGGGTGCGCCGCAGCCGCGTCCGCGGCGACCTCGTCGTTCTCCACACCGTTCGCGGTGAGTTTCCTCGCCGGCCGGGTGATCCTGTTGTTGCTGCACGTCCGGGCGTGGCGGCACATCCCCGACGCCCGGCCGACCATCGGCGTCTACCTCAGCACCCTGACAGTGAGTTCATTGCTGTGGACGGTGTCGTTACCCTTCGACGGTCCGGCGCGGTACTGGTTGTGGGCCGCGGCGGTCATCGCCGACGCCGCCGGTCCGGCCATCGCCACCTGGCGCGACAACCGACTCCCACTGCACATGGAACATCTGCCTGAACGGTTCGGCCTCATCGTCATCCTGGTGCTTGGTGAGGCCGTCGGCGGCGCCGCCACCGGCGTGCACGACGCCAAGTGGGCCGCTCCCGCGGTCGCCGTCGGTGTCGCCGGGTTCGTCATCGCCGCGGCGCTGTGGTGGAACTACTTCGACACCACCGCCACCAGCAGTGCCGTCGCCCTGCAACGGCACGAGGACAAAGGCCAGCACGGCGCCGCCGCCGACGAACGGCACGACCTGTTCGTATACGGTCACCTGCCGCTCGCGCTCGGCATAGTCATGGTCGGCGTGGGGATCGAGGACCTCGTGCTGCATCCGGTGGCAGCACTCCCGTCACCCGGTGGCTGGACGCTTGCCGGTGGACTCGCCCTGTACCTGGCCGGTTCCGCGCTCATCCTCGGTGGCAGCCGGCGTTCCTGGCGCGCGGTCTGGCCATGGCCCACCGCCGCGATCCCGATCGTGCTGGCCGCCGCGGCCCTTGCGCACCAGTACGCGCTTTTGCTGGTCGCAGGCCTGGCGCTGGTGTGTCTCGCCCTGGCCGTGCGAGGGACTCTCAGCCGCCGCGGCGGCAGATGA
- a CDS encoding MerR family transcriptional regulator, with protein MDGPSTPLPAGTSDAEWTPGAAARLLGIAPSTLRGWHRRYHLPIIGHGDGRHRRYTRVDLIALTHMRDLIAQGMSAPSAARLAFHRDEPTPRASIAAGPAILHGHALRLDADTLTSTLDAHIARDGVATTWDQICRPVLAVFGGTTTGPATTGADECVDIVHLLSWTITAALHRVRPPTMALPATAPVLLACVTGERHTLALEVLRAALAETGTPVRFLGADLPDTALAQALRRTAPTPRALVLWAHTTGPVPTTTHHTCVTRGVRLLLAGPGWNIHAPPTLTHLTSLQHALTTLTTP; from the coding sequence ATGGACGGCCCGAGCACCCCGCTGCCGGCTGGCACATCCGACGCCGAATGGACGCCCGGAGCGGCAGCCCGCCTGCTCGGTATCGCCCCGTCCACCCTGCGCGGCTGGCACCGTCGCTACCACCTACCGATCATCGGCCACGGCGACGGCCGCCACCGCCGATACACCCGCGTCGACCTCATCGCGCTCACGCACATGCGGGACTTGATCGCTCAAGGGATGAGCGCCCCCTCCGCCGCGCGGCTGGCCTTTCACCGCGACGAACCGACACCGCGGGCGAGCATCGCAGCCGGCCCGGCCATCCTGCACGGGCACGCGTTGCGGCTGGACGCCGACACGTTGACGTCCACCTTGGACGCGCACATCGCCCGCGACGGCGTCGCCACGACCTGGGATCAGATCTGCCGCCCTGTGCTCGCGGTGTTCGGCGGCACCACCACTGGGCCCGCCACGACCGGCGCGGACGAGTGCGTCGACATCGTCCACCTGCTGTCCTGGACCATCACCGCGGCACTGCACCGCGTGCGCCCTCCCACGATGGCATTACCCGCCACCGCGCCGGTCCTCCTGGCATGTGTCACCGGTGAACGGCACACCCTCGCCTTGGAAGTCCTGCGCGCCGCACTCGCCGAAACCGGCACACCTGTCCGGTTTCTCGGCGCTGACCTCCCCGATACCGCACTCGCACAAGCGCTTCGCCGCACCGCCCCGACCCCACGGGCACTCGTGCTGTGGGCCCACACCACCGGCCCCGTGCCCACCACCACGCACCACACCTGCGTCACCCGCGGCGTCCGTCTCCTCCTGGCCGGTCCGGGCTGGAACATTCACGCACCACCCACACTCACCCACCTGACCAGCCTGCAGCACGCACTCACGACCCTCACCACCCCCTGA
- a CDS encoding CDGSH iron-sulfur domain-containing protein, whose protein sequence is MERTNEPAVITPYRDGPLILRGDFELRTQAGERIDPGRATVALCRCGHSAAKPFCDGTHKKTQFHAPG, encoded by the coding sequence ATGGAGCGCACGAACGAACCGGCGGTGATCACGCCCTATCGCGACGGGCCGCTGATCCTGCGTGGTGACTTCGAGCTGCGCACGCAGGCCGGGGAACGGATCGACCCAGGCCGCGCGACCGTGGCTCTGTGCCGTTGCGGCCATTCCGCTGCCAAGCCGTTCTGCGACGGCACCCACAAGAAAACCCAGTTCCACGCGCCCGGCTGA
- a CDS encoding iron-containing redox enzyme family protein yields MLTEVLTRPGDAPLPRHTLGDDTVGNDVLADEDLQLSLWICYELSYQGFEGVDAAWEDSLPLLRLRQALERRMETGLHDLVDDVLPSAPIAPHDVPAALTRVVEEDTGPALAGFLQREASLAQFREFVVHRSIYHLKEADPHSFALPRLPGAVKAALVEIQADEYGGGHPQRMHSELFRSLMRTLELDDSYGAYVDRVPATTLAVSNMMSLFALHRRLLGALLGQLAVFEMTSSLPNRRYSNGLQRLGYAPEAARYYDEHVQADAVHEQIAAHDLCGGYARHHPDQTGTVLFGATAGLAVEARCATVLLDRWANDTSSLRNRSVATAA; encoded by the coding sequence ATGCTCACCGAGGTCCTGACGCGCCCCGGGGACGCCCCGCTGCCCCGCCACACCCTGGGTGACGACACCGTCGGCAACGATGTGCTGGCTGACGAGGATCTGCAGCTGTCGCTGTGGATCTGTTACGAGCTGTCCTACCAGGGTTTCGAGGGGGTCGACGCAGCCTGGGAGGACTCACTGCCGCTGCTGAGACTGCGCCAGGCGCTGGAGCGACGCATGGAGACAGGCCTGCATGACCTGGTGGACGACGTCCTGCCGTCCGCCCCGATCGCTCCCCACGACGTACCGGCGGCGCTGACTCGCGTGGTCGAGGAGGACACCGGACCGGCGCTGGCCGGGTTCCTGCAGCGTGAGGCGAGCCTGGCGCAGTTCCGCGAGTTCGTCGTGCACCGTTCGATCTACCACCTCAAGGAAGCCGACCCGCACAGCTTCGCCCTGCCCCGCCTGCCCGGTGCGGTCAAGGCGGCGCTGGTGGAGATCCAGGCCGACGAGTACGGCGGCGGACACCCGCAGCGGATGCACTCCGAGTTGTTCCGATCGCTCATGCGCACGCTGGAACTCGACGACTCCTACGGCGCCTACGTGGACCGGGTTCCGGCCACGACGTTGGCCGTCAGCAACATGATGTCCCTGTTCGCCCTGCACCGACGGCTGCTGGGTGCGCTGCTGGGACAGCTGGCGGTGTTCGAGATGACGTCGTCGCTGCCCAACCGCCGCTACAGCAACGGACTGCAACGTCTGGGCTACGCCCCGGAAGCCGCCCGCTACTACGACGAGCACGTCCAAGCCGACGCCGTGCACGAACAAATCGCCGCACACGATCTCTGCGGCGGGTACGCCCGCCATCATCCCGACCAGACCGGCACGGTCCTGTTCGGCGCCACCGCCGGACTCGCGGTGGAAGCCCGGTGCGCGACCGTGCTGTTGGACCGCTGGGCCAACGACACCAGCTCATTGCGCAACCGTTCAGTGGCGACCGCGGCATGA
- a CDS encoding SDR family oxidoreductase, which yields MTGGSAGIGRSVVARLAAAGATVVTCARDEARLRAEAGRLPGIVDPVACDLTDPRQRRDLIEHVVEHHGRLDALVNNAGQGRVGLLTDLDADSIHDVVALNVVAVADLTRLALPHITASHGDVVMISSVAGWLPVPPLSLYSATKAAVDGLVHALRRESPAGLRIHSVNPGPARTEWLLRAAGLRPDDGEGHRGRTFGVPPEHVADAVHRCLTGYWHRTVAVPRWLALTRLASLPPVSSVLDLILAPIAPPVARWTHRYRDSLVARAHSAQHGRVDDSADSMRPESRSGVDGAQRGTPA from the coding sequence GTGACTGGCGGTTCCGCCGGGATCGGGCGCTCGGTCGTGGCGCGTCTCGCCGCCGCCGGTGCGACCGTCGTCACCTGTGCCCGCGACGAAGCGCGGTTGCGGGCGGAGGCCGGTCGTCTTCCGGGGATCGTCGATCCGGTCGCGTGTGACCTCACCGACCCCCGGCAGCGCCGCGACCTGATCGAGCACGTCGTCGAACACCACGGCAGGCTCGACGCGCTCGTCAACAACGCGGGCCAAGGCCGGGTGGGGTTGCTCACCGACCTGGACGCGGACTCCATCCACGACGTGGTGGCGCTCAACGTCGTCGCGGTCGCGGACCTGACCCGGCTGGCCCTGCCGCACATCACGGCCAGTCACGGCGACGTGGTGATGATTTCCTCCGTCGCCGGGTGGCTGCCGGTCCCGCCGCTGTCGCTGTATTCGGCCACCAAGGCGGCGGTGGACGGGCTTGTGCACGCGCTGCGGCGTGAATCGCCCGCCGGTCTTCGCATCCACAGTGTGAACCCCGGTCCGGCGCGGACGGAGTGGCTCCTGCGCGCGGCGGGTCTCCGGCCTGACGACGGCGAAGGCCACCGAGGACGCACGTTCGGCGTCCCGCCGGAACATGTCGCCGACGCGGTGCACCGCTGCCTCACCGGATACTGGCACCGCACGGTGGCCGTGCCGCGCTGGCTGGCGCTCACGCGGCTGGCGAGCCTGCCGCCGGTGAGCAGTGTTCTCGACCTCATCCTGGCGCCCATCGCGCCCCCAGTGGCGCGATGGACACATCGCTACCGGGATTCGCTGGTTGCCCGTGCCCACAGCGCACAGCACGGCCGCGTCGACGACTCCGCCGACAGCATGCGCCCTGAGTCACGATCCGGAGTAGACGGCGCGCAGCGGGGTACACCTGCATAA
- a CDS encoding NAD(P)/FAD-dependent oxidoreductase encodes MGPISPDWDLVVVGAGPAGATAALAALRAAPTARVLMLDTADFPRDKVCGDGVAPHAMDVLAGLGVPVDDLAAGTTPVTTLRLTSPQGMQARRRFARPAHVIPRALLDVRLVHAAQRAGAVLERHRVRTLDQQDASVLIDGSIRARTVIGADGAESVVRRQCGADAARTGTLAIALRGYTSAVPWPADEQRLVMATANWPAYAWVFPVGDGTANVGYGELIRAAPPTRAQLTTRLHELLPDLPPTPLRGHRLPLSPGRPGVTHGRVLLAGDAASLINPLTGEGIYYAVLSGALAGAAATTPDPARTYRQSLRHRLGKHLRHTDLLARFTRRPWLVDVATAAARDDQRAFDRLVEIGLGAGTLDIPLCTAMLTTVARRRQRGP; translated from the coding sequence ATGGGCCCGATATCTCCTGACTGGGATCTCGTGGTCGTCGGCGCCGGACCGGCCGGAGCCACAGCGGCACTCGCCGCGCTGCGTGCCGCCCCGACCGCACGCGTGCTCATGCTGGATACCGCCGACTTCCCCCGTGACAAGGTCTGTGGCGACGGCGTCGCACCGCACGCCATGGACGTACTCGCCGGGCTCGGCGTCCCTGTCGACGATCTCGCCGCGGGCACCACACCGGTCACCACGCTGCGCCTGACGTCACCACAGGGTATGCAGGCCAGGCGGCGCTTCGCACGGCCCGCCCACGTCATCCCCCGCGCGCTGCTGGACGTGAGGCTCGTGCACGCCGCTCAGCGAGCAGGCGCGGTACTCGAGCGGCACCGCGTCCGCACGCTTGACCAGCAGGACGCGTCGGTCCTGATCGACGGCTCCATCCGTGCTCGAACCGTCATCGGCGCGGACGGCGCCGAGTCGGTCGTGCGGCGCCAGTGCGGCGCCGACGCGGCGCGGACAGGCACCCTGGCCATCGCTCTGCGCGGATACACCAGCGCTGTCCCCTGGCCGGCCGACGAGCAGCGGCTCGTCATGGCCACGGCGAACTGGCCCGCCTACGCCTGGGTCTTCCCGGTCGGCGACGGCACCGCGAACGTCGGCTACGGAGAACTCATCCGCGCCGCACCACCAACCCGCGCACAGCTGACCACACGACTGCACGAACTGCTCCCTGACCTGCCTCCGACGCCATTGCGCGGGCACCGCCTGCCACTGTCGCCCGGCCGTCCCGGTGTCACGCACGGCCGGGTGCTGCTCGCAGGCGACGCCGCGTCGCTGATCAACCCACTGACCGGCGAAGGCATCTACTACGCGGTTCTCTCCGGAGCTCTGGCCGGGGCGGCTGCCACGACACCCGACCCGGCCCGTACCTACCGTCAGTCCCTGCGACACCGGCTCGGCAAGCACCTGCGGCACACCGACCTGCTCGCCAGGTTCACCCGAAGGCCGTGGCTGGTCGACGTCGCCACCGCCGCCGCTCGTGACGACCAGCGTGCCTTCGACCGGCTCGTCGAGATCGGCCTCGGTGCGGGCACACTGGACATTCCACTGTGTACGGCGATGCTCACCACCGTGGCCCGCCGCCGGCAGCGCGGGCCGTGA
- a CDS encoding NAD(P)/FAD-dependent oxidoreductase produces the protein MPEPSHDVVVAGGGPAGLAVALGCARAGMDVVVCEKRTGAIDKACGEGLMPSAVRALDALGIDPPGYPIEGITYRQGSRSAHAAFRTGPGKGVRRTALHDALRTEVDRHGVPVLPIAITDLTQHDDHVRAGALRARYLVAADGLHSAVRGLAGLSNDRATDTSRWGLRRHYALPPFTNAVEVTWAPRSEAYVTPVAPDTVGVAILSSVRGGYTEQLAAFPDLAARLSGAQPVSPVRGAGPLRQRTSRRVAGRVLLVGDAAGYVDALTGEGLALSLATAAELVHCLRADRPGDYDRAWKRASRRSRWLTESLLWARGRPALARRIVPTAARAPRLFAAVVNQLAR, from the coding sequence ATGCCTGAACCGTCGCACGATGTGGTCGTGGCCGGAGGCGGCCCGGCCGGGCTTGCCGTCGCGCTCGGCTGCGCGCGGGCAGGGATGGACGTGGTTGTGTGCGAGAAGCGCACTGGCGCGATCGACAAGGCGTGCGGGGAAGGACTGATGCCGAGCGCCGTGCGTGCCCTGGACGCGCTGGGGATCGACCCACCGGGATACCCGATCGAGGGCATCACCTACCGCCAGGGCTCGAGGTCCGCGCACGCCGCTTTCCGCACCGGTCCGGGTAAAGGGGTACGACGCACCGCGTTGCACGACGCGCTGCGCACCGAAGTGGACCGGCACGGTGTGCCGGTCCTGCCGATCGCGATCACGGACCTGACCCAGCACGACGACCACGTGCGTGCCGGTGCACTGCGGGCGCGCTATCTGGTCGCGGCCGACGGGCTGCACTCCGCGGTCCGCGGCCTGGCCGGTCTCAGCAACGACCGGGCCACGGACACCTCCCGCTGGGGGCTGCGCCGTCATTACGCACTCCCCCCGTTCACCAACGCGGTCGAGGTGACGTGGGCGCCGCGGTCCGAGGCCTACGTGACCCCAGTCGCACCGGACACGGTCGGCGTCGCGATCCTGTCGTCGGTCCGCGGCGGCTACACCGAACAACTCGCCGCGTTTCCCGACCTGGCGGCACGCCTGTCCGGCGCACAGCCTGTCTCGCCGGTCCGGGGAGCCGGACCACTGCGGCAACGGACCTCCAGGCGGGTCGCGGGACGTGTCCTGCTGGTCGGGGACGCGGCCGGTTACGTCGACGCCCTCACCGGAGAAGGACTGGCGTTGTCCCTGGCCACCGCGGCCGAGCTCGTGCACTGCCTGCGCGCGGACCGACCCGGTGACTACGACCGCGCCTGGAAACGGGCATCACGACGGTCCCGCTGGCTGACGGAGTCCTTGTTGTGGGCACGCGGCCGTCCCGCGCTCGCCCGGCGCATCGTGCCCACCGCCGCCCGCGCCCCGCGACTGTTCGCGGCCGTCGTCAACCAACTCGCACGCTGA
- a CDS encoding isoprenylcysteine carboxyl methyltransferase family protein, which produces MVSQAWYTVLVGLVAAERLAELVVAKRNLAWSLARGGRETGFGHYPFMVVLHTGLLAGCLLEVWVADRGFMAVLGWPMLALVVASQVLRWWCIRTLGPQWNTRIVVVPGLPRVTGGPYRLFAHPNYVAVVAEGVALPLVHSAWLTAVGFTVVNAGLLTVRIRAENEALRSAYA; this is translated from the coding sequence ATGGTGAGCCAGGCGTGGTACACGGTCCTGGTGGGACTGGTCGCGGCGGAGCGGCTGGCCGAACTGGTGGTCGCGAAACGCAATCTGGCGTGGAGCCTGGCCCGGGGCGGGCGGGAGACCGGGTTCGGGCACTACCCGTTCATGGTGGTCCTGCACACCGGGCTGCTCGCCGGCTGCCTGCTCGAGGTGTGGGTCGCTGACCGGGGCTTCATGGCCGTGCTGGGCTGGCCGATGCTGGCGTTGGTGGTCGCGTCGCAGGTGCTGCGGTGGTGGTGCATCCGCACGCTCGGTCCTCAGTGGAACACCCGCATCGTGGTCGTCCCTGGCCTGCCACGCGTCACCGGCGGGCCGTATCGGTTGTTCGCGCACCCGAACTATGTCGCGGTGGTCGCCGAGGGCGTCGCCCTGCCGCTCGTTCACAGCGCGTGGCTGACGGCTGTCGGTTTCACCGTGGTGAACGCCGGGCTGCTGACGGTCCGGATCCGTGCGGAGAACGAGGCGTTGAGGTCGGCCTATGCCTGA
- a CDS encoding type III polyketide synthase, with amino-acid sequence MTTISAVRGVLPPHRYPQAQLTELFGRLCLPDRATRAVANRFHTSARVATRHLALPIERYDELDGFTAANDAFLSAAVDLGCEAALAALADAGLTPSDVDLVMSTTVTGIAVPSLDARIASRIGMRPDVKRLPIVGLGCLAGAAGIARLHDFLRGWPTAVAMLVSVELCSLTVQRQDSSAANMIASGLFGDGAAAVVAVGDDHLIAATGPRVVDSVSHLYENSERAMGWDIGSTGLKVVLGAEVPDLVHKYLAEDVKHLLAPHGLEIDDIARWICHPGGPKVIEAIQSVLGLDENDLAMTWRSLGQIGNLSSASVLHVFADTLAGRPASTGDWGVVMAMGPGFCAELVLLRW; translated from the coding sequence ATGACGACGATCTCGGCGGTGCGGGGTGTGCTTCCGCCGCACCGATATCCGCAGGCGCAGCTGACCGAACTGTTCGGCCGGTTGTGCCTGCCGGACCGGGCGACGCGAGCCGTGGCGAACAGGTTCCACACCAGCGCGCGGGTCGCCACGCGCCATCTGGCGTTGCCGATCGAGCGCTATGACGAACTCGACGGGTTCACCGCGGCCAACGACGCTTTCCTCTCGGCCGCGGTCGATCTGGGCTGCGAGGCCGCGCTCGCCGCGCTCGCGGACGCGGGCCTCACACCGTCCGATGTGGATCTCGTGATGTCCACGACGGTCACCGGCATCGCGGTGCCGTCCCTGGACGCCCGGATCGCGTCGCGGATCGGGATGCGCCCGGACGTCAAACGCCTGCCGATCGTCGGGCTGGGCTGTCTGGCCGGAGCGGCGGGCATCGCGCGGTTGCACGACTTCCTGCGCGGCTGGCCGACGGCGGTGGCGATGCTGGTCTCGGTCGAACTGTGCTCGCTCACCGTCCAGCGCCAGGATTCCAGTGCGGCCAACATGATCGCGTCCGGGCTGTTCGGCGACGGCGCCGCCGCGGTGGTCGCGGTCGGCGATGACCATTTGATCGCGGCCACGGGCCCGCGTGTGGTGGACTCGGTCAGCCACCTCTACGAGAACTCCGAGCGCGCGATGGGATGGGACATCGGCAGCACGGGTCTGAAAGTGGTGCTGGGCGCGGAGGTACCGGATCTCGTGCACAAGTACCTCGCGGAGGACGTCAAGCACCTGCTGGCGCCGCACGGGCTGGAGATCGACGACATCGCCCGGTGGATCTGCCATCCCGGCGGGCCGAAGGTGATCGAGGCGATCCAGTCGGTGCTGGGCCTGGACGAGAACGACCTGGCGATGACCTGGCGCTCCCTGGGGCAGATCGGGAACCTGTCGTCGGCGTCGGTGCTGCACGTGTTCGCCGACACGCTCGCCGGGCGGCCCGCGTCCACTGGCGACTGGGGTGTGGTGATGGCCATGGGGCCGGGGTTCTGCGCCGAACTGGTGTTGCTGCGATGGTGA
- a CDS encoding UbiA family prenyltransferase, translating into MNGLRDLAEACHPLPGLVVTLVAVVLAAGAGLAVGEVVLLGAAVFTGQLSIGWSNDWFDAERDRAVGRTDKPVAAGTVTRKVIAAACLAALTATIVLSVSIGLAAGTALLIGVAAGWAYNLGLKGTIWSGATYLVAFGTLPIAPYLALPGQPWPPWWIPVVGALIGFGAHFANVLPDLRADAQTGVRGLPHRLGPRVGVIVMAVALAAASVVLGVAPATTSAAFAVTVAAAGIALAAAAAAAAIRAPRSSAAFRLTIVIAVLDVTLLIAATT; encoded by the coding sequence ATGAACGGCCTGCGAGATCTCGCCGAGGCGTGCCATCCCCTTCCAGGACTGGTGGTGACACTGGTGGCCGTGGTGCTGGCGGCCGGAGCCGGGCTGGCGGTGGGGGAGGTCGTGCTGCTCGGCGCCGCGGTGTTCACCGGTCAGCTGTCGATCGGCTGGTCCAACGACTGGTTCGACGCCGAACGCGACCGTGCCGTCGGGCGAACCGACAAACCGGTCGCGGCCGGAACAGTCACGCGAAAGGTGATCGCCGCGGCCTGCCTGGCCGCCCTCACGGCCACGATCGTGTTGTCCGTGTCGATCGGGCTCGCCGCCGGGACAGCGCTGCTGATCGGCGTCGCGGCCGGATGGGCCTACAACCTCGGGCTCAAAGGCACGATCTGGTCCGGCGCGACCTACCTGGTCGCCTTCGGTACCTTGCCGATCGCACCGTACCTGGCGTTGCCAGGCCAACCGTGGCCGCCGTGGTGGATACCGGTCGTCGGCGCGCTGATCGGCTTCGGCGCCCACTTCGCGAACGTCCTGCCCGACCTGCGGGCGGACGCCCAGACCGGTGTGCGGGGGCTACCGCACCGGCTCGGGCCGCGCGTCGGCGTGATCGTCATGGCCGTGGCGCTGGCCGCCGCGTCGGTCGTGCTCGGTGTCGCTCCCGCGACCACGTCAGCGGCCTTCGCGGTGACCGTTGCCGCGGCCGGGATCGCACTCGCTGCCGCCGCCGCCGCGGCGGCCATCCGTGCACCGCGGAGTTCTGCGGCGTTCCGGCTGACCATCGTCATCGCGGTCCTGGACGTCACACTGCTGATCGCCGCCACGACCTGA